A genome region from Spirochaetaceae bacterium includes the following:
- a CDS encoding ABC transporter permease has translation MIGISDPIADPVGAKARRRRGPLADFFYRLVREKPLGLLGAVIIVLFVLVGIFADVVAPDPDLRQDVTRSLQGSSARHLLGTDHIGRDFLSRNIYGARLSLLVGFAATTGAVLVATVVGGLSGFIGGRLDMVTQRFVDAWMAFPGLLLLMTIMSILGTGAPQIVIVLGLTYGVGSSRVVRGAVIGVKENAYFQAAQAVGSPPWRTVLRHVLPNVLAPIVIIFSITIGAVIITEASLSFLGFGLPLSVPSWGGLLSREGRKYMQQAPGLAMWPGIFLTIVVYSFNMFGDAVRDLLDPRLRGGVGRMGAHGGKALQKAVRTRSSRS, from the coding sequence GTGATTGGGATCTCCGACCCTATCGCCGATCCGGTCGGCGCAAAAGCGCGACGCCGGCGCGGTCCTCTTGCAGACTTCTTTTACCGGCTGGTCCGGGAGAAGCCGTTGGGCCTGCTCGGCGCGGTGATCATCGTGCTGTTCGTGCTGGTGGGCATCTTCGCCGACGTGGTGGCGCCCGACCCCGACCTGCGCCAGGACGTGACCCGGAGCCTGCAGGGCTCCTCCGCCCGGCATCTGCTGGGAACCGATCATATCGGGCGCGACTTCCTGAGCCGCAACATCTACGGCGCCCGCCTGTCGCTGCTGGTCGGCTTCGCGGCGACCACGGGGGCGGTGCTGGTGGCCACCGTCGTCGGCGGCCTGTCGGGGTTCATCGGCGGCCGACTCGACATGGTGACGCAGAGATTCGTCGATGCCTGGATGGCGTTTCCGGGACTGCTCCTGCTCATGACCATCATGTCGATTCTGGGTACCGGTGCACCGCAGATCGTCATCGTGCTGGGCCTGACCTACGGCGTCGGCAGCTCGCGCGTGGTCCGGGGTGCGGTGATCGGCGTAAAGGAGAACGCCTACTTCCAGGCCGCGCAGGCGGTCGGCAGCCCGCCCTGGCGCACGGTGCTGCGCCACGTGCTGCCGAACGTGCTGGCGCCCATCGTCATCATCTTCAGCATCACCATCGGCGCGGTCATCATCACCGAGGCCAGCTTGAGCTTTCTCGGCTTCGGGCTGCCGCTGAGCGTTCCGAGCTGGGGCGGCCTGCTGAGCCGCGAGGGGCGCAAGTACATGCAGCAGGCGCCGGGGCTGGCGATGTGGCCCGGCATCTTCCTGACCATCGTGGTGTACAGCTTCAACATGTTCGGCGACGCGGTGCGCGACCTGCTCGACCCGCGCCTGCGCGGAGGGGTCGGGCGGATGGGCGCCCACGGCGGCAAGGCGCTGCAGAAAGCGGTGCGGACGCGCTCTTCGCGTAGCTGA